CCCAAACAGAAACACTCCAAGAGACACAAAAATCGATGTGAAATATAATAACGGTCTCCCAGTCAACACCGAGTCCTTCACGGTGAGATGCGCGAGATTCTCAGGACGAATGGGCCCTGATTGATCGACTAGATTACCCATAGAAGTCCTCGGAGATACCGACGAGTTTGCCCTCATCTTTCCAACTCTGAGCCCATCCATATCTGGAGTTCCCTGCCGATTCGACAGAACTCCCAATCCCATATCTGCACGTTCATTATCGAACTGATCCTGCCGCAAAAGTGTTGTTGTTCCCTTATCAGAAACCAAGTTACCACTCTTAACGGGTGTTCCACGACCGGCATTCTGATCAGTGTCCATTCTAGCTTCAATCCTGGCTTTAATAGCACCTCACGCAAGACTCTATCAACCTTCAAAAACCAGATCTGACAGCTCTTTTGAACTGCTGAAGTCCTAAGTTCGACTAACTATCGAAACTTTGACGGAGTTTTATATAGGTAAATGACGTTTAATAGTCACGTGAAGCAGGTATTATCAAGATCAGAGTCTATATAATACAATATATGGACCTTACGGACCTTGTAGAGCTTGCTAATTATTTACATATTTGTGCAGCATTGTTCGCTGATTATTTCTGTAGCATTTTGTCGAACATTGGAATGAAAGACTGTGCTAGAGCAAAAGAAAACACTAGTTTTGGACCTGTAGTTAGCAATTTGGGTGTTAGAcccttgaagaaagcagtGAAACCTTCATTCCTCAAAGTGTTCTTGACGATGGTGAACCCGCTTTGTGGGTTGTCGAAGTTTTTGTTCTGAATTCTAGTCTTGATAACATCCAATGGAGCAGAGACAATTAGCGAGGCAGAAGCACCAACAATCGACGAAACGAAGTTTTGACCCCAAGTAGCCTGACTGTAGTCCTTGAGACCCAAAATGTACTCTTTGGCGAAAGCGTTACCACCGAACAGCGCAAATGAACCGGGAGCGTTTCTGGCAGCGGTCCATCCCCAACCTCTGTAAAGGTTGAACAAACCTTCGTCcttcaaaattctcaagaAGCCTCTACCCTTGAAGGACTCAGGGTTGGTCtgtctcttgatcttcaagacgTCCAATGGCAAAAGAACGATTTCACCGATACCGATAAGAGAACCTGCAGTAGCAGATCTTAAGGCCTTACCAGTCTTTTCGCCAAACGTCTGGTCAAAATCAGCCTTGTAATGTTTGTTCAAGTACTCGTTGGCGAATGGTTGACCACCATATTTGTAAACTCTCTGCAAAACCTTGTACACAGCAGCGTAACCCAAACCTGGGAACAAAGTAAACAAACGCTTACCCAAAGCCTCGCCACTGTGGTCACGAAAGATCACACGGTTCAACTCCGCACTAGATGAGATCTTAGTGTGATTAGACATCAATCTCTTCGAGATAGTATCGACCGGGTGGAATACACCGATCTCCAGGATACCGGCTGAGGCAGAGCCTAGCAAACGAGCCACACCAGATTGTTTTCTATCGTTACCAGCCATCTCTTAGCAACTTACTCACCGACCACTGTACTGGAAGTCTCAAGGCTCGTATTCACAGACTTATCAAGAGTGATTCATTTCTTATCAATTATTTTTTAAactcaaatttttcagtcaaCGAGTcattgaaggagaagaatcAATGAAAAGTAGTCGATCTTGAAGCGATCCTTCGGCTTGATGATTCTAGCTAGTATATCATTGAGCATTGATGGTCAATTGGCTGTTTAAACTGTGTAAATTCGATTTTGAGGTGTCTTCTGTGTAGTGTGTGGGTTTTCCAGCTTATTATATAAAGTTCtgaagcaattgaatgagTACTCATCACTTATTTGAAGACTCTAAAGATATTAAACCAAGCGCTTAGAGGGTGGTTTGTTATGGATAAGGAGGGAGAGATCATTGTGAGGGATTTCACCAGTATCCTGGAAGAACTGACGTTCAATTCGAGGCCCATTATAACAACTTTGACGAAGATAGCAGAGGAAAATATCACATATGCTCAGTATTTTGCAGATGCGCTAGAGGCTAGGATTGATAAATGTCCTCCGAATCAGAAACTGTGTGCATTTTATGCCCTGGATTCCATTTGTAAGAATGCGGGAAGTCCTTATACGATTTATTTTAGCAGGAATCTGTTCACATTGTACAAGAAAACATATCTTTTAGTCGATAACGGTACGAGGACCAAGCTTATTCACATGTTCAAGACTTGGATGGATCCAAATGACTCGACGGGTGGGCTATCTCCGCTTTTCGAGCGATCTGCGCTTGAGAGGATTGAACAGTTCCTGATAAAGGCCAGTGCTTTGCACCAGAAGAATTTCCAGTCTATGCTACCAACACCAACTGTACCTTTACTCACGCGAGAGATTGATAAATTAACTACCCTTACAAATGAGCGTTTGAAGAGCCAACctaatgatgaaaagttgaagatgaaattggtgGTTCTGACACAATTGAAGCAAGAGTTGCATAGAGAGAAACTGGCATCAGGTGCGTTAAAACAGCTCCAGTTACAGTTGAGACAGATTTTTGCACAGGATCAGCAATATTTGCAGGATATTCAACGGCaaaatcaacaacaacagcagcgGACGCAATtgcaacagcaacagcagcaacagcaacagaTGTCTAAGCCATCTGCTACGTCTTCGAATGGCAGCTCTTTCATTCCACTGTTTGGAGATAACTCGAACACTGGAGCTTCATTATTTGGCAACTCGATCGGTATCGTTGGACctccaaattttcaaaacttgGAAAGGTCAAATCAACTTTCTAGGATGCAAAATCTATACCAGTCACTAGACTCGGAAGGCTTGATTTACAAGCCCCCAAAAGAATCTATTGTGACTTTATACTCAAAGCTTGCGGGTGATGATAATCTTACATCAAATAATGCCGACAGACAACCCGAAAAGAATCTTCCTCCAATCCCAGTTTTGACCGGTATACTCTCTGATTGTAAAGCCTATTTTGCGACGGTGAATGTAGATATCCTAAATACCCCAAATTTGCTACTGTCACAACATATCATAACTTCCGATAATCCAGTTGTGAATTCCAACTTGATCCATCTACTATATCGTGCCAAGCCTTACAAATGTAACATCTGTGGGAAAAGATTTGGTAATAACGTGCAAGAGAAAAAGGCACAGGCAGATCATTTAGACTGGCATTTTAG
This DNA window, taken from Torulaspora delbrueckii CBS 1146 chromosome 2, complete genome, encodes the following:
- the GGC1 gene encoding Ggc1p (similar to Saccharomyces cerevisiae GGC1 (YDL198C); ancestral locus Anc_8.445) yields the protein MAGNDRKQSGVARLLGSASAGILEIGVFHPVDTISKRLMSNHTKISSSAELNRVIFRDHSGEALGKRLFTLFPGLGYAAVYKVLQRVYKYGGQPFANEYLNKHYKADFDQTFGEKTGKALRSATAGSLIGIGEIVLLPLDVLKIKRQTNPESFKGRGFLRILKDEGLFNLYRGWGWTAARNAPGSFALFGGNAFAKEYILGLKDYSQATWGQNFVSSIVGASASLIVSAPLDVIKTRIQNKNFDNPQSGFTIVKNTLRNEGFTAFFKGLTPKLLTTGPKLVFSFALAQSFIPMFDKMLQK
- the PCF11 gene encoding Pcf11p (similar to Saccharomyces cerevisiae PCF11 (YDR228C); ancestral locus Anc_8.444), giving the protein MDKEGEIIVRDFTSILEELTFNSRPIITTLTKIAEENITYAQYFADALEARIDKCPPNQKLCAFYALDSICKNAGSPYTIYFSRNLFTLYKKTYLLVDNGTRTKLIHMFKTWMDPNDSTGGLSPLFERSALERIEQFLIKASALHQKNFQSMLPTPTVPLLTREIDKLTTLTNERLKSQPNDEKLKMKLVVLTQLKQELHREKLASGALKQLQLQLRQIFAQDQQYLQDIQRQNQQQQQRTQLQQQQQQQQQMSKPSATSSNGSSFIPLFGDNSNTGASLFGNSIGIVGPPNFQNLERSNQLSRMQNLYQSLDSEGLIYKPPKESIVTLYSKLAGDDNLTSNNADRQPEKNLPPIPVLTGILSDCKAYFATVNVDILNTPNLLLSQHIITSDNPVVNSNLIHLLYRAKPYKCNICGKRFGNNVQEKKAQADHLDWHFRINKRIKGSEITAGSNGNTTNATQKNIQSRNWYLQDSQWITFKDDEIVSTTFSTNQNAKMTTASLDDQTQYSSTTKTNEEKKNLGVFAIDEKVLLKKHVVVPESAEDMSFKCPICKEVVAGLYDEELGEWVWRNAMEVDNKYFHATCYYEAARNSTKAGVQLDLESLKHLVTE